The following coding sequences lie in one Synechococcus sp. PCC 7336 genomic window:
- a CDS encoding ABC transporter substrate-binding protein: MTRFYKSSQTVTGLLIALATALVLAGCSRSGIQVIDSGEPDAISHSSSPTRTIEHAFGRSAVPLQPQRVVLLNPVVDLDNLLALGIVPVGIAGFTADRGYSVPPYLSEQVAESQLAGNLVQPDLEQIVRLNPDLIVATDAHSELYPQLSQIAPTVALPTRRSDNLRSRLLALADIVNRRERASEAIAAYEANLTSFRDTVGDRLDDIEVSFIRVRSDGIFLYIKSSITGAIFEEAGVRRPPSQDVSRLLPRIPISLETLERADGDIIFMWGDFASDAAARDRLQANPLWQQLNAVRNQQTHVVSEVYWFFPGIQGASLLLEDLQEYLVRVPSQPSLDTKLRHSQPVRNHL, translated from the coding sequence ATGACAAGGTTCTATAAATCCAGCCAGACAGTGACTGGATTGCTGATTGCGTTAGCGACAGCGCTGGTATTAGCGGGCTGCAGTCGTTCTGGCATTCAGGTGATTGACAGTGGCGAGCCTGACGCAATCTCCCATAGTTCCAGCCCAACCCGCACGATCGAGCATGCTTTCGGGCGCTCGGCCGTTCCTCTCCAGCCCCAGCGGGTGGTACTGCTGAATCCCGTGGTCGATTTAGACAATCTGCTCGCCCTAGGAATTGTACCTGTGGGCATTGCGGGGTTTACTGCCGATCGAGGTTATTCAGTACCGCCCTACCTCAGCGAACAAGTCGCAGAGAGCCAATTGGCGGGCAATTTGGTCCAGCCCGACTTGGAGCAGATCGTTCGGTTAAATCCAGATCTGATTGTCGCGACCGATGCCCACAGCGAACTGTACCCTCAACTGTCTCAAATTGCTCCGACGGTCGCGTTACCGACTCGGCGTTCGGACAATCTGCGCAGCCGCCTGCTGGCGCTTGCAGACATCGTCAACCGCCGCGAGCGGGCCAGCGAGGCGATCGCCGCATATGAGGCCAATTTAACCAGCTTTCGCGATACTGTTGGCGATCGCCTCGACGACATCGAAGTTTCCTTTATTCGCGTTCGCAGCGATGGTATTTTTCTGTACATTAAATCTTCGATTACAGGAGCCATCTTTGAAGAGGCAGGGGTGAGACGCCCTCCCTCCCAAGATGTTTCGCGATTGCTGCCCCGCATCCCGATTAGTTTAGAAACGCTCGAGCGCGCCGATGGCGACATTATCTTTATGTGGGGAGATTTCGCCAGCGATGCTGCTGCCCGCGATCGCCTGCAGGCCAATCCTTTGTGGCAACAGCTCAATGCCGTTCGCAATCAGCAAACTCATGTCGTGTCCGAAGTGTATTGGTTCTTTCCAGGCATTCAAGGGGCCTCGCTATTGCTTGAGGACTTGCAAGAGTATTTGGTTCGAGTCCCCAGTCAACCCTCATTAGACACAAAACTGCGGCACTCTCAACCGGTTAGAAATCATCTGTAA
- a CDS encoding tandem-95 repeat protein → MIDSSVSDIPSLIADVEPNSEVLLLDGERDGITQITGFLKKFARISSLHIVSHGTSGNLLLGNTRLSFDTLDRYFEPLKSWANSLQDADLFLYGCEVAAGGMGQLFIQQLHQLTGANIAASTGIVGNTANGANWQLDARAGEVKTSIAFSQQIQNQYSGHFELDIEISLSDNTDVLIETEGTSYTLFFDISGPPPSDTGVAVILRSNIPGALGEFSILAGGVTGFFSAPVVVSATDILLRFDAEVGGELPPEGPFGATITLPTLNDFIPEGPEEIIWEILPVPDDLLIPDPDNPGELIPVPGTEGVTVNPAANTASVTIFDDPSQVPTNTDPIATGDSFSVNEDETLTVDAASGVLGNDSDIDGDTLSAALVSDVSNGTLTLNADGSFEYTPDADFNGSDSFTYAVSDGNGGTDTATVTLTVDPINDDPVAAGDSFSVDEDATLTVDAAADVLANDSDIDGDSLSAALVSDVSNGTLTLNADGSFEYTPDADFNGSDSFTYAVSDGNGGTDTATVTLTVDPVNDDPVAAGDSFSVDEDATLTVDAAAGVLANDSDIDGDSLSAALVSDVSNGTLTLNADGSFEYTPDADFNGSDSFTYAVSDGNGGTDTATVTLTVDPVNDDPVADDDGFGVAAGETLAVDAALGVLNGDVDVDGDTLSASLVSDVSNGSLTLNADGSFEYIPDAGFSGTDSFTYVANDGTTDSNIATATIAVAPPEVPVVSFEVVPDAVSEEGSLEERTITFQYTVDGFVPEDGLSVLVSLDNLGDFTSQGLEVGPSNFINLEFGDGFFPELNAFELILTDQLGSFDVVLEDDLIQEEDVTVDFFELLSDTDGLLGTPYAVNPDSNIGTISITDGVDFLDGPVVSFTADTTDLFETQEVTLTFDVEGDIPEGGLTVVIGSTTGEAALEFDPAILGVTPPGFAGPPVVTASNVLLTLLDPDASITLELAEDGIPEGTETVNLFLEDGELYEVDPANGSIDLSVSDVPLVSFEVVPDAVSEEGSLEERTITFQYTVDGFVPEDGLSVLVSLDNLGDFTSQGLEVGPSNFINLEFGDGFFPELNAFELILTDQIGSFDVVLEDDLIQEEDVTVDFFELLSDTDGLLDNPYNIDPDSNIGTISITDGVDFPDGPVVGFTVDRADVVEGEEITVSFNVEGEIPIGGLTVVVGSDTPAAALEFDPSILLDPGSVDGIIFPPSVTADSVLLTLTEATASISLIVADDGLVEGIEDITFSLLDGELYELDPDASEFTLSIADADVVGGTDGRDILSGTTDNDNIIGGDNRDILSGNGGNDRFTFTSFADRIDLITDFTTFDNAAEADLIDLGGLLDSIGFDGEDPFADGFVRVVDGLGSRDSIQVDLDGAEGPDVFRTYLQVVNDNANFDNLNNAANFVF, encoded by the coding sequence GTGATTGATTCTAGTGTCAGTGACATACCCTCTTTGATTGCTGATGTTGAGCCCAACTCTGAAGTACTCCTGCTGGATGGAGAACGCGATGGCATTACGCAAATCACTGGATTTTTAAAGAAATTTGCTCGCATCTCTAGTCTTCACATTGTTTCCCACGGTACTTCCGGCAACTTACTCCTCGGGAATACAAGACTTAGCTTCGATACCCTCGATCGCTATTTTGAGCCGCTCAAAAGTTGGGCCAACAGCCTACAAGATGCCGATCTTTTCCTCTATGGCTGCGAAGTTGCAGCAGGAGGAATGGGACAGCTTTTTATACAACAACTCCACCAGCTCACGGGAGCTAATATTGCAGCATCAACCGGGATCGTCGGTAACACTGCCAATGGAGCCAACTGGCAACTCGATGCACGGGCAGGCGAAGTCAAGACTTCAATCGCCTTCTCTCAGCAGATACAAAACCAGTATTCAGGTCACTTCGAACTCGATATTGAAATCAGCCTTAGCGACAACACTGATGTACTCATTGAAACTGAAGGGACATCCTATACCCTCTTCTTTGACATCAGCGGACCTCCTCCATCAGATACAGGAGTCGCGGTCATCCTTCGCAGCAATATCCCAGGTGCTCTCGGTGAATTTAGCATTCTAGCTGGGGGGGTTACGGGATTCTTTAGTGCGCCAGTTGTTGTCTCTGCGACCGATATCTTACTCAGATTTGACGCCGAGGTCGGTGGGGAACTGCCTCCAGAAGGTCCATTCGGTGCCACCATCACTCTACCGACCTTGAATGATTTCATCCCAGAGGGGCCTGAAGAAATCATCTGGGAGATTCTCCCGGTGCCAGACGATCTACTCATCCCAGATCCAGACAACCCAGGTGAGCTTATTCCAGTTCCGGGAACTGAAGGCGTCACGGTTAATCCGGCAGCCAATACAGCTTCTGTGACTATTTTTGACGATCCCAGCCAAGTCCCAACGAATACCGATCCCATTGCTACAGGAGACAGCTTCAGCGTCAATGAAGACGAGACCCTCACCGTAGATGCTGCATCTGGCGTCCTAGGTAACGACAGCGATATTGATGGGGACACCTTGTCTGCTGCTTTGGTTAGCGATGTCAGCAACGGTACTCTCACCCTCAACGCCGATGGCTCCTTCGAGTACACTCCCGATGCCGATTTCAATGGCTCCGATAGCTTTACCTACGCAGTCAGCGACGGTAACGGCGGTACAGATACGGCGACAGTGACTCTTACTGTCGATCCCATCAACGACGACCCCGTGGCTGCAGGCGATAGCTTCAGCGTTGACGAAGATGCCACGCTGACCGTCGATGCAGCAGCAGATGTGCTTGCCAACGATAGCGATATTGATGGGGATAGCCTGTCTGCTGCTTTGGTCAGCGATGTCAGCAACGGTACTCTCACCCTCAACGCCGATGGCTCCTTCGAGTACACTCCCGATGCCGATTTCAATGGCTCCGATAGTTTCACCTACGCAGTCAGCGATGGTAATGGCGGTACAGATACAGCGACAGTGACTCTTACTGTCGATCCCGTCAACGACGACCCCGTGGCTGCAGGCGATAGCTTCAGCGTTGACGAAGATGCCACGCTGACCGTCGATGCAGCAGCAGGTGTGCTTGCCAACGATAGCGATATTGATGGGGATAGCCTGTCTGCTGCTTTGGTTAGCGATGTCAGCAACGGTACTCTCACCCTCAACGCCGATGGCTCCTTCGAGTACACTCCCGATGCCGATTTCAATGGCTCCGATAGTTTCACCTACGCAGTCAGCGACGGTAACGGCGGTACAGATACGGCGACAGTGACTCTTACTGTCGATCCCGTCAACGACGACCCCGTTGCAGATGACGATGGCTTCGGTGTTGCCGCAGGTGAGACTCTGGCTGTAGATGCGGCTTTAGGCGTTCTCAATGGCGATGTCGATGTCGATGGAGACACACTGAGTGCTTCTCTGGTGAGCGATGTCAGCAACGGCAGCCTTACCCTCAATGCCGATGGTTCCTTCGAGTACATCCCTGACGCTGGCTTCAGCGGTACGGATAGCTTTACCTACGTGGCGAACGATGGCACAACTGATTCCAATATCGCTACAGCTACGATTGCAGTTGCGCCTCCAGAAGTACCTGTAGTCAGCTTCGAAGTCGTTCCCGATGCGGTGTCAGAGGAAGGGTCGCTCGAAGAACGCACCATTACCTTCCAATACACCGTTGATGGTTTTGTTCCCGAGGACGGGCTTTCGGTGCTGGTCTCGCTAGACAATTTGGGAGACTTTACCTCTCAAGGTTTAGAGGTTGGACCCAGCAACTTTATCAACCTCGAATTTGGAGATGGTTTCTTCCCCGAGCTCAATGCGTTCGAACTGATTCTCACCGACCAGCTTGGTTCCTTCGATGTCGTCCTTGAAGATGACTTGATTCAAGAAGAAGATGTCACGGTCGACTTTTTCGAGTTATTGTCCGATACCGATGGCTTGCTCGGTACCCCTTATGCCGTCAATCCCGACTCCAACATCGGCACCATCAGCATCACCGATGGCGTTGACTTCCTCGACGGTCCCGTAGTTAGCTTCACAGCAGATACCACTGACCTGTTCGAAACTCAGGAAGTTACCCTAACCTTCGATGTCGAGGGCGACATTCCCGAGGGCGGTCTCACGGTGGTTATTGGCAGCACCACAGGTGAAGCAGCACTGGAGTTCGACCCGGCCATTCTGGGGGTAACTCCCCCTGGCTTTGCCGGACCGCCTGTGGTCACAGCTAGCAACGTCTTGCTGACACTGCTCGACCCCGATGCCAGCATTACGCTCGAGTTAGCTGAGGATGGCATCCCCGAAGGAACTGAAACTGTCAATCTCTTCCTCGAAGATGGCGAGCTTTACGAAGTTGACCCCGCCAATGGCAGTATCGACCTCTCGGTCTCCGATGTGCCTCTGGTCAGCTTCGAAGTCGTTCCCGATGCGGTTTCGGAGGAAGGGTCGCTCGAAGAACGCACCATTACCTTCCAATACACCGTTGATGGTTTTGTTCCCGAGGACGGGCTTTCGGTGCTGGTCTCGCTAGACAATTTGGGAGACTTTACCTCTCAAGGTTTAGAGGTTGGACCCAGCAACTTTATCAACCTCGAATTTGGAGATGGTTTCTTCCCCGAGCTCAATGCGTTCGAACTGATTCTCACCGACCAGATTGGTTCCTTCGATGTCGTCCTTGAAGATGACTTGATTCAGGAAGAAGATGTCACGGTCGACTTTTTCGAGTTATTGTCCGATACCGATGGCTTGCTCGACAATCCCTACAATATCGATCCCGACTCCAACATCGGCACCATCAGCATCACCGATGGCGTTGACTTCCCCGACGGTCCCGTAGTTGGCTTCACAGTCGATCGGGCTGATGTGGTCGAAGGGGAAGAGATTACAGTTTCCTTCAACGTCGAGGGCGAAATTCCTATAGGCGGTCTCACGGTTGTCGTGGGAAGCGATACACCTGCAGCTGCATTGGAGTTCGATCCGTCTATCTTGCTCGATCCTGGGTCTGTGGATGGAATTATCTTCCCGCCTTCCGTGACAGCGGACTCTGTCCTGCTCACTCTGACTGAAGCAACTGCCAGCATCTCACTGATAGTTGCCGATGATGGCCTTGTTGAAGGCATTGAGGATATTACCTTCAGCCTTCTCGATGGCGAGCTGTACGAGCTAGATCCAGACGCAAGCGAGTTTACGCTTAGTATTGCCGATGCAGACGTTGTGGGGGGTACTGACGGACGCGATATCCTCTCTGGCACCACTGATAATGACAACATCATTGGTGGCGACAACCGCGATATCCTCTCTGGTAACGGCGGTAACGACAGGTTTACGTTCACATCCTTTGCAGATCGCATCGATCTGATTACAGACTTCACAACCTTCGATAACGCCGCAGAGGCAGATCTCATCGATCTCGGCGGTTTACTCGACAGCATCGGCTTCGACGGTGAAGATCCCTTTGCTGACGGCTTTGTGCGAGTTGTTGACGGTCTGGGCAGTCGCGATTCTATTCAAGTCGATTTAGATGGAGCTGAAGGTCCAGATGTTTTCAGGACCTATCTGCAGGTTGTTAATGACAATGCCAACTTCGACAATCTCAACAACGCTGCCAACTTCGTCTTCTAA
- a CDS encoding thioesterase II family protein — protein sequence MISTDPSLWIIRPKPNERARVRLYCFPFAGGAASIFHTWPHLFPTDIELCAIELPGRGRRIKEPLVKRLAPLVEATAAALQPDLDRPFAFFGHSMGALLCFELTRCLRRHNQPLPKLLAVSGRKSPQLSTSPPFIHTLPEPEFWAAIKQLGGTARAVFENEEMRQLFFPIMRADFTMIETYAYVPEARLDCAIAAYAGCRDPEVSQEQLEAWKMQTSKSFSMELFPGDHFYIDSSLKVLVNSLANQIGNVLSLEK from the coding sequence GTGATTTCAACCGATCCTTCCCTCTGGATTATCCGCCCTAAACCTAACGAGCGAGCGAGAGTTCGACTGTATTGCTTCCCCTTTGCCGGTGGAGCCGCCAGTATTTTCCACACTTGGCCTCACCTCTTTCCAACCGATATCGAACTGTGTGCCATCGAGCTCCCCGGTCGGGGAAGGCGCATAAAAGAGCCGCTCGTCAAACGCCTCGCTCCACTCGTGGAAGCGACCGCTGCAGCTCTTCAGCCAGACCTCGATCGCCCATTTGCGTTCTTTGGCCACAGCATGGGTGCTTTGCTCTGCTTCGAACTGACCCGTTGCTTACGTCGCCACAACCAACCCCTGCCTAAGTTATTGGCGGTGTCAGGTCGCAAATCTCCTCAACTCTCCACATCTCCCCCGTTCATTCACACTCTGCCAGAACCTGAATTCTGGGCAGCAATAAAGCAGCTCGGCGGAACTGCTCGAGCGGTCTTTGAAAATGAAGAAATGCGGCAGTTGTTCTTTCCCATTATGCGGGCTGACTTTACAATGATTGAAACTTATGCCTATGTCCCAGAAGCACGCCTAGATTGTGCGATCGCAGCTTATGCGGGTTGCCGCGATCCCGAAGTTAGCCAAGAGCAGTTAGAGGCATGGAAAATGCAAACTAGTAAGAGTTTTTCTATGGAGTTATTTCCAGGCGATCACTTTTATATAGATTCTTCGCTCAAGGTATTAGTCAATAGCTTGGCCAATCAAATCGGAAATGTGCTTTCTT